Proteins co-encoded in one Dendropsophus ebraccatus isolate aDenEbr1 chromosome 9, aDenEbr1.pat, whole genome shotgun sequence genomic window:
- the SOX8 gene encoding transcription factor SOX-8, whose protein sequence is MLNMSSEQDQAPEAPCSPAGTASSMSHVSDSDSDSPLSPAGSDSHRPAGINKNDPEGPMDERFPACIREAVSQVLKGYDWSLVPMPVRGSGSLKAKPHVKRPMNAFMVWAQAARRKLADQYPHLHNAELSKTLGKLWRLLSENEKRPFVEEAERLRVQHKKDHPDYKYQPRRRKSVKAGQSDSDSGAELGHHPGSQMYKSDSGLGGMGDGHLHGEHAGQNHGPPTPPTTPKTDLHHGGKQELKHEGRRLMDNGRQNIDFSNVDINELSSEVINNIETFDVHEFDQYLPLNGHGALAADHGQNPTAPPYAASYAHPAGNPQAPVWSHKSPSNSTSSSESGQQRPHIKTEQLSPSHYSDQSHGSPTHSDYNSYSTQACATTVSSSTIPSPFPSSQCDYTDLPSSNYYNPYSSYPSSLYQYPYFHSSRRPYATPILNSLSIPPSHSPNSNWDQPVYTTLTRP, encoded by the exons ATGTTGAACATGAGCTCTGAGCAGGACCAGGCTCCTGAGGCACCCTGCAGCCCCGCGGGCACCGCCAGCTCAATGTCCCACGTTTCTGACTCCGACTCGGACTCTCCGCTGTCCCCAGCTGGATCGGACTCCCACCGACCTGCGGGCATCAACAAGAATGACCCCGAGGGGCCCATGGATGAGCGATTCCCAGCCTGTATCCGAGAGGCAGTGTCCCAGGTGCTGAAAGGCTACGACTGGAGCTTGGTGCCCATGCCAGTCCGGGGATCCGGATCCCTCAAAGCCAAACCCCATGTCAAGAGACCTATGAATGCCTTTATGGTGTGGGCACAGGCGGCTAGAAGGAAGCTGGCAGACCAGTACCCGCATCTACACAATGCAGAGCTCAGCAAGACACTGGGCAAACTCTGGCG TTTACTTAGCGAAAATGAGAAGCGTCCATTCGTAGAAGAGGCTGAAAGACTCAGAGTGCAACACAAGAAAGATCATCCAGATTATAAATATCAACCACGCAGGAGGAAGAGCGTCAAAGCCGGACAAAGCGACTCCGACTCTGGGGCCGAACTGGGCCATCACCCCGGTTCCCAAATGTACAAGTCCGACTCTGGCCTGGGAGGAATGGGAGATGGCCATCTTCATGGAGAGCATGCAG GTCAAAATCATGGACCTCCAACTCCACCAACTACCCCCAAGACTGATCTACACCATGGCGGGAAGCAAGAGCTGAAACATGAAGGCCGGAGGTTGATGGACAATGGGCGCCAGAACATTGACTTCAGCAACGTGGACATTAATGAGTTGAGCAGTGAAGTCATCAACAACATCGAGACCTTTGATGTCCATGAATTCGACCAATACTTGCCTCTTAATGGCCATGGGGCTCTTGCCGCTGACCATGGGCAGAATCCTACTGCACCACCTTATGCCGCTTCCTATGCACATCCAGCTGGGAACCCTCAAGCACCTGTTTGGTCCCATAAAAGTCCTTCAAATTCAACCTCATCTTCTGAGTCTGGTCAACAAAGACCTCATATCAAGACGGAGCAGCTGAGTCCCAGTCATTACAGTGACCAATCTCATGGATCACCTACCCATTCTGACTACAACTCCTATAGTACCCAGGCTTGTGCCACCACAGTGTCCAGTTCCACAATACCCAGTCCATTTCCCAGCTCCCAGTGTGACTACACAGACCTCCCAAGCTCCAACTACTACAACCCGTACTCTAGTTACCCATCCAGTTTGTACCAATATCCTTACTTCCATTCATCTCGGCGCCCTTATGCTACCCCGATCCTCAACAGTCTGTCCATTCCTCCTTCCCACAGTCCCAACTCAAACTGGGATCAGCCAGTCTACACAACCCTGACAAGGCCTTAA